One Brachyspira pilosicoli P43/6/78 genomic window carries:
- a CDS encoding CsgG/HfaB family protein: MIRKLFYIIFIILFCSNLFSQIVKNEISEKYIKENIAVFEIQDVSTGYSKDLGKKVTTLIENSLTRMKRFNIVDRENLDKYLKEMELQLTGITDEQVIEMGKIYGYSKAITGKITHSSTRYDYDSDDGTGTIYANVDLVLQIVDVSTTKILYSSKVSGSSYYSIDRYPSQAFRDAAIDEACNDLVYKVSTKMRNIFKITLKISDITDGNIILLAGYDHGLTKNTRFKVYSKSEDIVLPSGNVIEGQYKQKGTLRIKDMGSEYSIATISRGRNIQVGDIVRETYIGNFIFGLNINYASYKINPLVKEFQGTNSAGGKIKVNLNKNDYALGMHLKFGYDFQLFSPNLSMGLLFGDFFKTSYGIDTRFNFDINIKIYQEIVRLVLTPYVGLGVTFTDIGEVYGGDYRNGNLLIPNGTKIKSTDVMLGIGLLANIQYNITDTLGINAGVGYRFYTKPINAGTYYEDNSFNMPEEIKTVNLTGLEFMVGVYGLF; the protein is encoded by the coding sequence ATGATTAGAAAATTATTTTATATTATTTTCATAATATTATTTTGCAGCAATCTATTTTCGCAAATTGTAAAAAACGAAATCTCAGAAAAATATATAAAAGAAAATATAGCTGTATTTGAAATACAAGATGTTTCTACAGGTTATAGTAAAGATTTAGGTAAAAAAGTTACAACATTAATAGAAAACTCACTTACTAGAATGAAGAGATTTAATATAGTAGATAGAGAAAATTTAGATAAATACCTAAAAGAAATGGAACTTCAATTAACAGGCATAACAGATGAACAAGTTATAGAAATGGGAAAAATATACGGATACAGTAAAGCTATTACAGGAAAAATAACCCACTCAAGCACAAGATATGATTATGACAGTGATGATGGAACAGGAACAATATATGCTAATGTAGATTTGGTTTTGCAGATAGTTGATGTTTCTACAACAAAAATATTATACTCTTCAAAAGTAAGCGGTTCTAGTTATTATTCTATAGACAGGTATCCTTCACAGGCTTTTAGAGATGCTGCTATTGATGAAGCTTGTAATGATTTGGTTTATAAAGTAAGTACAAAAATGAGAAATATTTTTAAAATAACTTTGAAAATATCTGATATTACAGATGGAAATATTATACTTTTGGCAGGATATGATCATGGACTTACTAAAAATACAAGATTTAAAGTATATTCAAAATCTGAAGATATAGTTTTACCATCTGGAAATGTTATAGAAGGTCAATATAAACAAAAAGGCACTTTAAGAATAAAAGATATGGGAAGTGAATATTCTATAGCAACAATATCGAGAGGAAGAAATATACAAGTTGGAGATATTGTTAGAGAAACTTATATAGGAAACTTTATTTTTGGTCTTAACATAAATTATGCTTCATACAAAATAAATCCTTTAGTAAAAGAATTCCAAGGCACAAACTCTGCTGGCGGTAAAATAAAAGTAAATCTAAATAAAAATGATTATGCTTTAGGTATGCACCTTAAATTCGGTTATGACTTTCAATTATTTTCTCCTAATTTGAGCATGGGGTTATTATTTGGAGATTTTTTCAAAACCAGCTATGGCATTGATACAAGATTTAATTTTGATATAAATATAAAAATATATCAAGAAATAGTAAGGTTGGTATTAACTCCTTATGTAGGACTCGGTGTAACTTTTACAGATATAGGCGAAGTATACGGCGGTGATTATAGAAATGGAAACTTATTAATACCAAATGGAACTAAAATAAAATCTACAGATGTAATGCTAGGTATTGGACTTTTAGCAAATATACAGTATAATATAACTGATACATTAGGTATTAATGCAGGTGTTGGATATAGATTTTATACAAAACCAATTAATGCCGGAACATATTATGAAGATAATAGCTTTAATATGCCTGAGGAAATAAAGACTGTTAATCTAACTGGATTAGAGTTTATGGTAGGAGTATATGGACTTTTTTAA
- the secA gene encoding preprotein translocase subunit SecA, which produces MGAMDLVFKLIFGSKEQNDAKILKPIAEKTLTFEEEIKKLTNEELTNKTKEFRQRVEDYIGCKTEELDLSKEENKKKLQDILDELLPEAFAVVREASLRTTGMRHFDVQIMGGAVLHQGRIAEMKTGEGKTLVATLAVYLNALTGLGVHVVTVNDYLAKRDAEWMMPIYSMLGISVGILDNTRPHSPERRAVYNCDVVYGTNNEFGFDYLRDNMVVRKEDKVQRKFYHAIVDEVDSILIDEARTPLIISGPAEKNIKMYYEIDRIIPMLKQAETDERMREVAGTGDYVLIEKDKNVYLTEEGVKKVEKLLNIENLYGAQSSTIVHHVNQALKAHKVFKRDVDYMVTDGEVLIVDEFTGRVLEGRRYSDGLHQAIEAKEKVAIQNESQTYATITFQNYFRMYPKLSGMTGTAETEAEEFYKIYKLDVAVIPTNKPIARQDLSDRIYRTRKAKFEALAKYIKELQDAGKPVLVGTVSVEMNEELSKVFKRHKITHEVLNAKNHSREAQIIAQAGEPGAVTLATNMAGRGTDIVLGGNPIAKGVSEIEQILTIMKDRAFKERDPYKKEELNQKIKSIDLYKEAFVRFVIAGKIDEARELAEKNNALEMLEKVERITQINEKSKIDKEKVLAAGGLHVIGSERHEARRIDNQLRGRSGRQGDPGLSVFFLSLEDDLMRLFGGERVSSMMLAMGMGEEEELGHKWLNKSIENAQRKVEGRNFDIRKHLLEYDDVMNQQRMAVYAERDYILYSDDISPRIEEIISDVTDSTVREIADGKKTVDPMEITKWLNSYLIGIDEDAANKTVEGGVENAIKNLTNILLEAYRKKSLEVDEKIFREVEKNIFLSIIDNRWKDHLFAMDSLREGIGLRGYAEKNPLTEYKLEGYKMFVATMDVIHNELINLLMRVRIMPNAFNNTERESAFDGGVEEKSSASAMDNNNQNAKPKIAQAQVKMTNKIGRNDPCPCGSGKKYKHCHGKDSKDN; this is translated from the coding sequence ATGGGAGCGATGGATTTAGTATTTAAATTAATATTTGGCTCTAAAGAACAAAATGATGCCAAAATATTAAAACCTATAGCAGAGAAAACATTAACATTTGAAGAAGAAATAAAGAAATTAACTAATGAAGAGTTAACTAATAAAACAAAAGAGTTCAGACAAAGAGTAGAAGATTATATAGGCTGTAAGACAGAGGAATTAGATTTATCAAAAGAAGAAAATAAAAAGAAACTTCAAGATATATTAGATGAATTACTTCCAGAAGCATTTGCTGTTGTACGTGAGGCAAGTTTAAGAACTACGGGCATGAGGCATTTTGATGTGCAGATAATGGGCGGAGCAGTTTTGCATCAAGGAAGAATTGCTGAGATGAAAACGGGTGAAGGTAAGACTCTTGTTGCTACTTTGGCGGTTTATCTTAATGCTTTAACAGGGCTTGGTGTGCATGTAGTTACAGTAAATGATTATCTTGCTAAAAGGGACGCTGAATGGATGATGCCTATATACTCTATGCTTGGCATTAGTGTTGGTATACTTGATAATACTAGACCGCATTCACCAGAAAGAAGAGCGGTTTATAATTGCGATGTTGTTTATGGTACTAATAACGAGTTTGGTTTCGACTATTTAAGAGATAATATGGTTGTGAGAAAAGAAGATAAAGTTCAGAGAAAGTTTTATCATGCCATAGTGGACGAGGTTGACAGTATTTTAATAGACGAAGCTAGAACTCCTCTTATAATATCAGGACCTGCAGAAAAAAATATTAAAATGTATTATGAGATAGACAGAATTATACCTATGCTTAAGCAGGCAGAAACTGATGAGAGAATGAGAGAGGTGGCAGGCACTGGTGATTATGTATTGATAGAAAAAGATAAAAACGTATACCTTACAGAAGAGGGTGTAAAGAAAGTAGAAAAACTTCTTAATATAGAAAACCTTTATGGTGCTCAAAGCAGTACAATAGTTCACCATGTTAATCAGGCATTAAAGGCTCATAAGGTATTTAAACGCGATGTTGATTATATGGTTACAGACGGAGAGGTTTTGATTGTAGATGAGTTTACAGGTCGTGTTCTTGAAGGAAGACGCTATAGTGACGGACTTCACCAAGCAATAGAGGCTAAAGAAAAAGTTGCTATACAAAATGAATCTCAAACTTATGCAACAATCACTTTCCAAAACTATTTTAGAATGTATCCAAAACTTTCTGGTATGACTGGTACTGCAGAAACAGAGGCAGAAGAGTTTTATAAAATATATAAGTTAGATGTTGCAGTTATACCTACAAATAAGCCTATAGCAAGACAGGATTTATCAGACAGAATATATAGAACAAGAAAAGCAAAATTTGAGGCATTAGCAAAATATATTAAAGAGCTTCAAGATGCAGGAAAACCTGTGTTAGTTGGTACAGTGTCAGTTGAGATGAACGAAGAATTATCTAAAGTATTTAAAAGACATAAAATTACACATGAAGTACTTAATGCTAAAAACCACTCAAGAGAAGCTCAGATAATCGCCCAAGCAGGTGAGCCTGGTGCTGTTACACTTGCTACAAACATGGCAGGTCGTGGTACGGACATTGTATTAGGAGGTAACCCTATTGCTAAAGGTGTTTCTGAGATAGAACAAATACTTACAATAATGAAAGACAGGGCATTTAAAGAGAGAGACCCTTACAAAAAAGAAGAATTAAATCAAAAAATAAAATCTATAGACCTTTACAAAGAAGCTTTTGTAAGATTTGTTATTGCTGGTAAGATTGATGAGGCTAGAGAGTTAGCTGAAAAGAATAATGCTTTAGAGATGCTTGAGAAGGTAGAGAGAATTACACAAATAAATGAAAAATCTAAAATAGATAAAGAAAAAGTACTTGCTGCTGGCGGTTTGCATGTTATAGGAAGTGAAAGGCATGAGGCTAGACGTATTGACAATCAGCTTCGCGGTAGGAGCGGAAGACAGGGAGACCCTGGATTAAGTGTATTTTTCTTATCGCTTGAAGATGACTTGATGAGACTTTTTGGTGGTGAGAGAGTTTCTAGTATGATGCTTGCTATGGGTATGGGTGAGGAAGAAGAGCTTGGACACAAGTGGCTTAATAAATCTATTGAAAATGCTCAGAGAAAAGTTGAGGGAAGGAACTTTGATATAAGAAAACATTTGCTTGAGTATGATGATGTTATGAATCAGCAGCGTATGGCAGTTTATGCTGAGAGAGATTATATACTTTATTCTGATGATATTTCTCCAAGAATAGAAGAGATTATTTCTGATGTAACTGATTCTACTGTGAGAGAGATAGCTGATGGTAAAAAAACTGTTGATCCTATGGAGATAACAAAATGGCTTAATAGTTATTTAATTGGTATAGATGAAGATGCAGCAAACAAAACTGTTGAAGGCGGAGTTGAAAATGCAATAAAAAATCTCACCAACATATTATTAGAAGCATATAGAAAAAAATCTCTTGAAGTAGATGAAAAGATATTTAGAGAAGTAGAGAAAAATATATTCCTTTCAATTATAGATAATAGATGGAAAGACCATTTATTTGCTATGGACAGTTTAAGAGAGGGTATTGGTTTAAGGGGATATGCAGAGAAAAACCCTCTTACAGAATATAAACTTGAAGGCTATAAAATGTTTGTAGCTACTATGGACGTTATTCACAATGAGCTTATTAATCTTTTAATGAGAGTGAGAATAATGCCTAATGCATTTAATAACACAGAAAGAGAAAGTGCTTTTGACGGAGGAGTTGAAGAGAAGAGCAGTGCTAGTGCAATGGATAATAACAATCAAAATGCTAAACCAAAAATAGCACAGGCTCAAGTAAAAATGACAAACAAAATAGGCAGAAATGACCCTTGTCCTTGCGGAAGCGGTAAGAAATATAAGCATTGCCATGGTAAAGACAGTAAAGATAATTAA
- a CDS encoding YbjQ family protein, with protein MQIFSVDYLPTNNYELLGLVKGNIVQSKHIGKDILASLNTLVGGEVTSYTEMINEARDIATNRMIEEAKKLGANAIIGVNYSTSSVLQGTTEVVAYGTAIILK; from the coding sequence ATGCAAATTTTTAGCGTAGACTACTTACCTACAAATAATTATGAACTACTAGGTTTAGTAAAAGGCAATATAGTACAATCAAAACATATAGGAAAAGATATATTAGCTTCTTTAAATACATTAGTTGGCGGCGAAGTAACAAGCTACACAGAAATGATAAACGAAGCAAGAGATATAGCTACAAACAGAATGATAGAAGAAGCTAAAAAACTAGGTGCTAATGCAATAATAGGAGTTAATTACAGCACTTCTTCAGTATTGCAAGGCACTACAGAGGTTGTTGCTTACGGTACAGCTATTATACTAAAATAA
- a CDS encoding septum formation initiator family protein, giving the protein MQFNIRLRAEIFYSIIVVGLLLIIFLFVFSSKGFVNIDKQRQAVEKKREKIEELDRKKKQILNNIDRLTNDREYILSYAKTFGYLDSSKNEKIIKIIRDNNKDSYNTYNSEEYVVDNNTEMAAINSKGVIILAILLAISFVIYVLFVNRNIFIKKHGNNVVNYKGSSM; this is encoded by the coding sequence ATGCAATTTAATATAAGACTCAGGGCAGAAATCTTTTATAGTATAATAGTAGTTGGTTTACTGTTGATTATTTTTTTATTTGTGTTTAGTTCTAAGGGATTTGTTAATATAGATAAACAAAGACAGGCTGTTGAAAAAAAGAGAGAAAAAATAGAAGAACTTGATAGAAAAAAGAAACAGATATTAAATAATATAGATAGACTTACAAATGACAGAGAATACATTCTTTCATATGCTAAAACTTTTGGGTATTTAGATAGCTCTAAAAATGAAAAAATCATAAAAATAATACGTGATAATAATAAAGATTCTTATAATACATATAATTCAGAAGAGTATGTAGTAGATAATAATACTGAAATGGCTGCTATTAATTCTAAAGGTGTTATTATTTTGGCTATATTGTTAGCAATAAGCTTTGTTATTTATGTATTATTTGTTAATAGAAATATCTTTATAAAGAAGCATGGCAATAATGTAGTTAATTATAAGGGTAGTTCAATGTGA
- a CDS encoding DMT family transporter — protein sequence MNENKFNNGYIFAILAVIIWSTNFVAARYLTGLSPIEISFYRWLVTFLVLTPFCIVSLIKNIHLLKGLWIKIIIISVLGITIFNTFVYLAAHTSNATNMSLIATLSPIIIALISRVLWKKHLSKPQKQGLFIIILGVIILLTKGSIEVISKLKFSIGDLYMIFAVILFAVYTLTLRIKPKDFPQTTFFYLMVAIGLIPLAILMIPKYINNQAHILNFNLAIVLIYIGIFPSAMGFIFWNIAVSKIGAMKASIIYDSVPFFSTVGAIILLHEKPYIAQIIGGALILIGIIYSSLADNNKKIITK from the coding sequence ATGAATGAAAATAAATTTAACAATGGCTATATATTTGCCATACTAGCAGTTATAATATGGAGTACAAATTTTGTAGCTGCAAGATACCTCACAGGCTTATCCCCAATAGAAATATCATTTTACAGATGGCTTGTTACTTTCTTGGTCTTAACTCCTTTTTGTATAGTAAGTTTAATAAAAAATATTCATCTTTTAAAAGGTTTATGGATAAAAATTATAATAATTTCAGTATTGGGTATTACTATTTTTAATACTTTTGTATATTTGGCAGCTCATACTTCTAATGCCACTAATATGTCTTTAATAGCAACATTATCCCCTATTATAATAGCTTTGATAAGCAGAGTTCTATGGAAAAAACATTTAAGCAAACCTCAAAAACAGGGATTATTTATAATTATTTTAGGTGTTATTATTTTACTTACAAAAGGAAGCATAGAAGTTATAAGCAAATTAAAATTTTCTATAGGCGATTTATATATGATTTTCGCTGTAATATTATTTGCAGTATATACTCTAACATTAAGAATTAAACCTAAAGACTTCCCTCAAACTACTTTTTTCTATCTCATGGTAGCAATAGGTCTTATTCCATTAGCAATATTAATGATTCCTAAATATATTAATAATCAAGCACATATTCTAAACTTTAATTTAGCAATTGTGCTTATATATATTGGTATATTTCCTTCAGCTATGGGATTTATATTTTGGAATATAGCAGTATCCAAAATAGGTGCAATGAAAGCAAGCATAATATATGATTCTGTACCTTTCTTCTCTACAGTTGGTGCTATTATTTTACTTCATGAAAAACCATATATAGCACAAATAATAGGAGGAGCTTTAATATTAATTGGAATTATATATTCATCTCTTGCTGATAATAATAAAAAAATAATTACGAAATAA
- the tsf gene encoding translation elongation factor Ts yields the protein MANISMDTIKELRERTGIGIMECKKALQEADGDMDKAIRLLKEKGTAVAAKKSERTVKEGSIGFCVNDDKTQIACIELQCETDFVAKNELFVNLAKSIAKTAMTVDNATVDTLLNTKGENGETIQAMINEGMQKWGEKTVLAEVKVMKTDGFFGSYVHFNNKLVTIVEFDVKPKGKCLEIANQIAMHVASEKPLALNREGIDPNAVNEQKEIFEKQVRDAGKPENMVAKIVEGKMNSWYSESVLIDQKLFTDNKISIKSLIDEISKEAGATASIKNFAIISLGV from the coding sequence ATGGCAAATATTAGTATGGATACTATTAAGGAGCTTAGAGAGCGTACTGGTATAGGTATTATGGAATGTAAAAAAGCTCTTCAAGAAGCTGATGGTGATATGGATAAGGCTATTCGCCTATTAAAAGAAAAAGGTACAGCTGTTGCTGCTAAAAAAAGCGAACGTACAGTTAAAGAAGGTTCTATAGGTTTTTGTGTTAATGATGATAAAACTCAAATTGCTTGTATAGAGCTTCAATGTGAAACTGACTTCGTTGCTAAAAATGAATTATTTGTTAATTTAGCTAAAAGCATTGCTAAAACTGCTATGACTGTTGATAATGCTACTGTTGATACTCTTCTAAACACTAAAGGTGAGAATGGTGAAACTATTCAAGCTATGATAAACGAAGGTATGCAAAAATGGGGTGAGAAAACAGTACTTGCAGAAGTAAAAGTTATGAAGACTGATGGTTTCTTTGGAAGCTATGTTCACTTCAATAATAAACTTGTTACTATTGTTGAGTTTGATGTTAAACCTAAAGGAAAATGTTTAGAGATAGCAAATCAAATAGCTATGCATGTTGCCAGTGAAAAACCTTTAGCTTTAAACAGAGAGGGAATTGACCCTAATGCTGTAAATGAGCAAAAAGAAATATTTGAAAAACAAGTAAGAGATGCTGGCAAACCAGAAAATATGGTAGCAAAAATAGTTGAAGGTAAAATGAACTCTTGGTATTCTGAAAGCGTTCTTATAGACCAAAAATTATTTACAGACAACAAAATATCTATTAAAAGTTTAATAGATGAAATCTCTAAAGAAGCTGGTGCTACTGCTTCTATCAAAAACTTTGCTATAATTTCGCTTGGTGTTTGA
- the rpsB gene encoding 30S ribosomal protein S2 codes for MSLPAMKDLLEAGVHFGHQTRKWNPKMKPFIFQERNDIHIIDLMKTLTYVKKAYDAVKEMSRNGGNILFVGTKKQASQSIKEAAEKCDMYYVNNRWLGGMLTNFATIKKSIARLKRIEKEEVDGTFDKLPKKEVILLLKEKDKLEKNFAGIKDMENLPDMIFVIDPMQEHIAVSEARKLGIPVVAVVDTNCNPELIDYPIPGNDDAIRAISLFAGVISSAIIDGQNEAGKETLAKHESTGEIAEEVYDNSATEAAEAIAEQYGVSDQDDQD; via the coding sequence ATGTCATTACCAGCTATGAAAGACCTCTTAGAGGCAGGCGTTCATTTCGGACATCAAACTAGAAAATGGAACCCTAAAATGAAACCTTTTATTTTTCAGGAGAGAAATGATATACACATCATTGACCTAATGAAAACTTTAACTTACGTAAAAAAAGCTTATGATGCTGTTAAAGAAATGTCTAGAAACGGCGGAAATATACTTTTTGTAGGTACTAAAAAACAAGCTTCACAAAGCATAAAAGAAGCTGCAGAAAAATGCGATATGTATTATGTTAATAATCGTTGGTTAGGCGGTATGCTTACTAACTTCGCTACTATCAAAAAAAGTATTGCTAGACTTAAAAGAATAGAAAAAGAAGAAGTTGATGGTACTTTTGATAAATTACCTAAAAAAGAAGTAATACTACTTCTTAAAGAAAAAGATAAATTAGAAAAGAACTTTGCAGGTATCAAAGATATGGAAAACTTACCAGACATGATATTTGTAATAGACCCTATGCAAGAACATATTGCTGTAAGCGAAGCTAGAAAATTAGGAATACCTGTAGTTGCTGTAGTAGATACTAACTGTAACCCAGAACTTATAGATTATCCTATACCTGGTAACGATGATGCTATCAGAGCTATAAGCTTATTTGCTGGCGTTATATCTTCTGCTATTATAGACGGACAAAACGAGGCTGGAAAAGAAACTTTAGCTAAACATGAATCTACTGGCGAGATTGCTGAAGAGGTTTATGACAATAGTGCTACTGAAGCTGCTGAAGCTATTGCTGAACAGTATGGTGTTTCTGACCAAGACGACCAAGACTAA
- a CDS encoding calcium/sodium antiporter, with the protein MTNILLYIVFTVLGILLLYLGGTYIVDGSVMIANKLKIPPIVIGLTVVAMGTSMPELFVSLFGAVRGESAIAVGNVIGSNIFNIVFVLGVSALFMDMAAGKKSYHVSMLSMFIMYAVLLITLFNFNTKSLIGDKISVVEGVILLVLLCIYVYYLYTVVSKDKDELAIFEKEVSSSTKTYSISRAIFKIVLSIVALAVGSDIFLKGVTGIFRNFISEHIIGFIVVAVGTSIPELVTSVIAASKKEADISIGNIVGSNIFNVGAVLGISSIASFKFGGIVLPAAQNYLIDYSIMVLSGLILLLFTLRGRSLNKVKGIIFLVVYIFYVLYLLKTTSV; encoded by the coding sequence ATGACAAATATTTTATTATATATAGTTTTTACAGTTTTGGGAATACTTCTTTTATATCTTGGCGGTACATATATAGTTGATGGCAGTGTAATGATTGCAAACAAATTAAAGATTCCTCCTATAGTGATAGGGCTTACTGTTGTTGCAATGGGTACATCTATGCCTGAACTTTTTGTTAGTTTATTTGGTGCTGTGAGGGGAGAGAGTGCTATTGCTGTTGGTAATGTTATTGGGAGTAATATATTTAATATAGTATTTGTGCTTGGGGTGTCTGCTTTGTTTATGGATATGGCTGCGGGCAAAAAATCTTATCATGTATCTATGCTTTCTATGTTTATAATGTATGCTGTATTACTTATTACTTTATTTAATTTTAATACTAAGAGTTTAATTGGTGATAAGATATCTGTTGTAGAGGGTGTGATACTTTTAGTTTTGCTATGCATATATGTTTATTATTTGTATACTGTTGTCTCTAAAGATAAAGATGAGCTTGCTATATTTGAAAAAGAGGTATCATCATCTACAAAGACATATAGCATTTCTAGAGCTATATTTAAAATTGTGTTGTCAATAGTTGCTCTTGCTGTGGGTTCTGATATATTTTTGAAAGGTGTTACTGGTATATTTAGAAATTTTATAAGCGAGCATATTATTGGTTTTATAGTTGTTGCTGTTGGTACAAGCATACCTGAACTTGTTACAAGTGTGATAGCAGCTTCAAAGAAAGAGGCTGATATATCTATAGGAAACATTGTTGGAAGCAATATTTTTAATGTTGGTGCTGTGCTTGGTATATCTTCTATAGCTTCATTTAAGTTTGGAGGAATAGTTTTACCTGCTGCACAAAATTATTTAATAGACTATTCTATTATGGTTTTAAGCGGTTTAATATTGTTATTATTTACTTTAAGAGGAAGAAGTTTAAATAAGGTAAAGGGAATTATATTTTTAGTAGTGTATATATTTTATGTATTATATTTATTAAAAACTACTTCTGTGTAA
- a CDS encoding TIGR00730 family Rossman fold protein, whose amino-acid sequence MRRQSTEFEDLDMNEEAWRIFRIMGEFVDGFETMSIYNNAVTMFGSARTKPDHPHYKLAYETAKLLAENKYDIITGGGPGIMEAGNKGAFDANGNSIGLCIELPFEQKTNPYVKEEIKFRYFFARKVMFVKYAKALVVFPGGFGTMDEMFETLTLVQTKVLNKIPIIVFDKKFYTGLMNWIEKDMINEKYIDKDDLNLMHHTDDPKEVLSIINNFYNRK is encoded by the coding sequence ATGAGAAGACAAAGCACAGAATTTGAAGATTTAGATATGAATGAAGAGGCATGGCGTATATTTAGAATAATGGGAGAGTTTGTTGATGGTTTTGAAACTATGTCTATATACAACAATGCCGTTACAATGTTTGGAAGTGCAAGAACAAAGCCTGACCATCCGCATTATAAATTAGCTTATGAGACTGCAAAATTATTAGCAGAAAATAAATATGATATCATCACAGGAGGCGGTCCTGGAATAATGGAAGCTGGCAACAAAGGGGCTTTTGATGCTAATGGAAACTCTATTGGCTTATGCATAGAATTGCCTTTTGAACAGAAAACTAACCCCTATGTAAAAGAAGAAATTAAGTTTAGATATTTCTTTGCTAGAAAAGTGATGTTTGTAAAATATGCTAAAGCTTTAGTAGTATTTCCTGGCGGATTTGGTACTATGGACGAAATGTTTGAAACACTTACTCTAGTACAAACTAAAGTATTAAACAAAATACCTATAATAGTATTTGACAAAAAATTCTATACTGGTCTTATGAATTGGATAGAAAAAGATATGATTAATGAGAAGTATATAGATAAAGATGATTTAAATCTTATGCATCATACTGATGACCCTAAAGAAGTACTTAGTATAATTAATAATTTTTATAATAGAAAATAA
- a CDS encoding ABC transporter ATP-binding protein, giving the protein MNNNMNSNIANREVLITIDKLVKTYVGPPKVEVLKSISLDIYKNEILAITGESGSGKTTLLNLIGGIDDITSGSININGNNIGKMNEGQLAKFRNKSLGYVFQFHNLLGEFSAIENVMIPALMLKYDKKNARIKAEELLETVGLKDRMHHRIGELSGGEAQRVAIARALINSPMVVLADEPTGNLDKKNAEIIREILWNMTKKTSSTLIIVTHSLSIASMADRKLRLEYGEKIVEY; this is encoded by the coding sequence ATGAATAATAATATGAATAGTAATATTGCTAATAGAGAAGTTTTAATAACTATAGATAAACTAGTAAAAACATATGTTGGACCTCCAAAGGTTGAAGTATTAAAATCTATAAGTTTAGATATTTATAAAAATGAGATATTGGCTATTACTGGGGAGTCTGGAAGCGGTAAAACAACGCTTTTAAACCTCATAGGCGGTATAGATGATATTACATCTGGAAGTATTAATATAAACGGCAACAATATAGGCAAGATGAATGAGGGGCAGTTGGCTAAGTTTAGAAACAAGTCTTTAGGTTATGTGTTTCAATTTCATAATTTGCTTGGAGAGTTTAGTGCTATAGAAAATGTAATGATACCTGCTTTAATGTTAAAATATGATAAAAAAAATGCCCGCATAAAGGCTGAAGAATTACTTGAGACAGTTGGGCTTAAAGATAGAATGCATCATAGAATAGGGGAGCTTTCAGGCGGAGAGGCACAGAGAGTTGCTATTGCGAGGGCTTTAATTAATAGTCCTATGGTTGTGTTGGCTGATGAGCCTACTGGAAATTTAGATAAGAAAAATGCTGAAATTATCAGAGAGATTTTGTGGAATATGACTAAAAAAACTTCATCTACTTTGATTATTGTAACGCATTCTTTATCTATTGCTAGTATGGCTGATAGGAAATTAAGACTAGAATACGGTGAAAAAATAGTGGAATACTGA